From the Rhinolophus sinicus isolate RSC01 linkage group LG02, ASM3656204v1, whole genome shotgun sequence genome, one window contains:
- the INTS13 gene encoding integrator complex subunit 13 isoform X1, producing MKIFSESHKTVFVVDHCPYMAESCRQHVEFDMLVKNRTQGIIPLAPISKSLWTCSVESSMEYCRIMYDIFPFKKLVNFIVSDSGAHVLNSWTQEDQNLQELMAALAAVGPPNPRADPECCSILHGLVAAVETLCKITEYQHEARTLLMENAERVGNRGRIICITNAKSDSHVRMLEDCVQETIHEHNKLAANSDHLMQIQKCELVLIHTYPVGEDSLVSDRPKKELSPVLTSEVHSVRAGRHLATKLNILVQQHFDLASTTITNIPMKEEQHANTSANYDVELLHHKDAHVDFLKSGDTHLGGSSREGSFKETITLKWCTPRTNNIVFSSISELHYCTGAYRISPVDVNSRPSSCLTNFLLNGRSVLLEQPRKSGSKVISHMLSSHGGEIFLHVLSSSRSILEDPPSISEGCGGRVTDYRITDFGEFMRENRLTPFLDPRYKIDGSLEIPLERAKDQLEKHTRYWPMIISQTTIFNMQAVVPLASVIVKESLTEEDVLNCQKTIYNLVDMERKNDPLPISTVGTRGKGPKRDEQYRIMWNELETLVRAHINNSEKHQRVLECLMACRSKPPEEEERKKRGRKREDKEDKSEKAVKDYEQEKSWQDSERLKGILERGKEELAEAEIIKDSPDSPEPPNKKPLVEMDETPPVEKSKGPVSLLSLWSNRLNTANSRKHQEFAGRLNSVNNRAELYQHLKEENGMETTENGKASRQ from the exons atgaagattttttcTGAATCTCATAAAACAGTATTTGTTGTGGATCACTGCCCTTACATGGCAGAATCATGCAGACAACATGTCGAGTTTGATATGCTGGTGAAGAATAGGACCCAAGGAATCATCCCTTTGGCCCCCATATCTAAATCATTGTGGACGTGCTCAGTAGAATCTTCCATGGAATATTGTAGAATAATGTATGATATATTTCCTTTCAAAAAGCTG GTGAATTTCATTGTGAGTGACTCTGGAGCACATGTTTTAAATTCTTGGACTCAAGAAGACCAAAATTTGCAGGAG CTAATGGCAGCATTAGCTGCTGTAGGGCCTCCTAATCCCCGGGCAGATCCAGAATGCTGCAGTATTCTACATGGTCTTGTTGCAGCAGTGGAAACCCTCTGTAAAATTACAGAATACCAACATGAGGCCCGTACTCTACTAATGGAGAATGCAGAACGTGTTGGAAATAGAGGACGAATAATCTGCATTACTAATGCAAAAAG TGATAGTCATGTGCGAATGCTTGAGGACTGTGTCCAGGAAACGATTCATGAGCATAACAAGCTTGCTGCAAATTCAGATCA tCTCATGCAGATTCAGAAGTGTGAGCTGGTCTTGATCCATACCTACCCAGTTGGTGAAGACAGCCTTGTTTCTGATCGTCCTAAAAAAGAG TTGTCCCCTGTTTTAACCAGTGAAGTCCATAGTGTTCGTGCAGGACGGCATCTTGCTACCAAACTAAATATTTTAGTACAGCAACATTTTGACTTGGCTTCAACGACTATTACGAATATTCCAATGAAG GAAGAGCAACATGCTAACACATCTGCCAATTATGATGTGGAGCTACTTCATCACAAAGACGCACATGTAGATTTCCTGAAAAGTG GTGATACCCACTTAGGTGGCAGCAGTAGAGAAGGCtcatttaaagaaacaataacaTTAAAGTGGTGCACACCAAGGACGAATAACATTg tgttttcttctatttcagaATTACACTATTGCACTGGCGCTTACCGAATTTCACCCGTAGATGTAAATAGTAGACCTTCTTCCTGCCTAactaattttcttctaaatg GTCGTTCTGTTTTATTGGAACAACCACGAAAGTCAGGTTCCAAAGTCATCAGTCACATGCTTAGTAGCCATGGAGGAGAGATTTTTTTACATGTCCTTAGCAGTTCTCGATCCATCCTGGAAGATCCACCTTCAATTAGTGAAGGATGTGGAGGAAGAGTTACAGACTACCGGATCACA GATTTTGGTGAATTTATGAGGGAAAACAGATTAACTCCTTTTCTAGACCCCAGATATAAAATCGATGGAAGTCTTGAGATCCCTTTGGAACGAGCAAAAGATCAGTTAGAAAAACACACCCGATACTGGCCTATGATTATTTCACAAACCACTATTTTTAACATGCAAGCG GTAGTTCCATTAGCCAGTGTTATTGTGAAAGAATCTTTGACAGAGGAAGATGTGTTAAACTGTCAAAAAACAATATACAACTTAGTTGATATGGAGAGAAAAAATGATCCTCTACCTATTTCCACAGTTGGTACAAGAGGAAAAGGCCCTAAAAG AGATGAACAATACCGTATCATGTGGAATGAATTAGAAACCCTTGTCAGAGCCCATATCAATAACTCGGAGAAGCATCAAAGAGTCTTGGAATGTCTGATGGCCTGTAGGAGCAAACCCCCGGAAGAAGAAGAACGAAAGAAAcgaggaagaaagagggaggacAAAGAGGACAAGTCAGAGAAAGCAGTGAAAGATTATGAACAGGAGAAGTCTTGGCAAGATTCAGAGAG ATTAAAAGGAATCTTAGAGCGTGGAAAAGAAGAGTTGGCTGAAGCTGAGATTATAAAAGATTCGCCTGATTCCCCAGAACCCCCAAACAAAAAGCCCCTTGTTGAGATGGATGAAACTCCTCCAGTAGAAAAATCAAAAG
- the INTS13 gene encoding integrator complex subunit 13 isoform X2 has protein sequence MKIFSESHKTVFVVDHCPYMAESCRQHVEFDMLVKNRTQGIIPLAPISKSLWTCSVESSMEYCRIMYDIFPFKKLVNFIVSDSGAHVLNSWTQEDQNLQELMAALAAVGPPNPRADPECCSILHGLVAAVETLCKITEYQHEARTLLMENAERVGNRGRIICITNAKSDSHVRMLEDCVQETIHEHNKLAANSDHLMQIQKCELVLIHTYPVGEDSLVSDRPKKELSPVLTSEVHSVRAGRHLATKLNILVQQHFDLASTTITNIPMKEEQHANTSANYDVELLHHKDAHVDFLKSGDTHLGGSSREGSFKETITLKWCTPRTNNIELHYCTGAYRISPVDVNSRPSSCLTNFLLNGRSVLLEQPRKSGSKVISHMLSSHGGEIFLHVLSSSRSILEDPPSISEGCGGRVTDYRITDFGEFMRENRLTPFLDPRYKIDGSLEIPLERAKDQLEKHTRYWPMIISQTTIFNMQAVVPLASVIVKESLTEEDVLNCQKTIYNLVDMERKNDPLPISTVGTRGKGPKRDEQYRIMWNELETLVRAHINNSEKHQRVLECLMACRSKPPEEEERKKRGRKREDKEDKSEKAVKDYEQEKSWQDSERLKGILERGKEELAEAEIIKDSPDSPEPPNKKPLVEMDETPPVEKSKGPVSLLSLWSNRLNTANSRKHQEFAGRLNSVNNRAELYQHLKEENGMETTENGKASRQ, from the exons atgaagattttttcTGAATCTCATAAAACAGTATTTGTTGTGGATCACTGCCCTTACATGGCAGAATCATGCAGACAACATGTCGAGTTTGATATGCTGGTGAAGAATAGGACCCAAGGAATCATCCCTTTGGCCCCCATATCTAAATCATTGTGGACGTGCTCAGTAGAATCTTCCATGGAATATTGTAGAATAATGTATGATATATTTCCTTTCAAAAAGCTG GTGAATTTCATTGTGAGTGACTCTGGAGCACATGTTTTAAATTCTTGGACTCAAGAAGACCAAAATTTGCAGGAG CTAATGGCAGCATTAGCTGCTGTAGGGCCTCCTAATCCCCGGGCAGATCCAGAATGCTGCAGTATTCTACATGGTCTTGTTGCAGCAGTGGAAACCCTCTGTAAAATTACAGAATACCAACATGAGGCCCGTACTCTACTAATGGAGAATGCAGAACGTGTTGGAAATAGAGGACGAATAATCTGCATTACTAATGCAAAAAG TGATAGTCATGTGCGAATGCTTGAGGACTGTGTCCAGGAAACGATTCATGAGCATAACAAGCTTGCTGCAAATTCAGATCA tCTCATGCAGATTCAGAAGTGTGAGCTGGTCTTGATCCATACCTACCCAGTTGGTGAAGACAGCCTTGTTTCTGATCGTCCTAAAAAAGAG TTGTCCCCTGTTTTAACCAGTGAAGTCCATAGTGTTCGTGCAGGACGGCATCTTGCTACCAAACTAAATATTTTAGTACAGCAACATTTTGACTTGGCTTCAACGACTATTACGAATATTCCAATGAAG GAAGAGCAACATGCTAACACATCTGCCAATTATGATGTGGAGCTACTTCATCACAAAGACGCACATGTAGATTTCCTGAAAAGTG GTGATACCCACTTAGGTGGCAGCAGTAGAGAAGGCtcatttaaagaaacaataacaTTAAAGTGGTGCACACCAAGGACGAATAACATTg aATTACACTATTGCACTGGCGCTTACCGAATTTCACCCGTAGATGTAAATAGTAGACCTTCTTCCTGCCTAactaattttcttctaaatg GTCGTTCTGTTTTATTGGAACAACCACGAAAGTCAGGTTCCAAAGTCATCAGTCACATGCTTAGTAGCCATGGAGGAGAGATTTTTTTACATGTCCTTAGCAGTTCTCGATCCATCCTGGAAGATCCACCTTCAATTAGTGAAGGATGTGGAGGAAGAGTTACAGACTACCGGATCACA GATTTTGGTGAATTTATGAGGGAAAACAGATTAACTCCTTTTCTAGACCCCAGATATAAAATCGATGGAAGTCTTGAGATCCCTTTGGAACGAGCAAAAGATCAGTTAGAAAAACACACCCGATACTGGCCTATGATTATTTCACAAACCACTATTTTTAACATGCAAGCG GTAGTTCCATTAGCCAGTGTTATTGTGAAAGAATCTTTGACAGAGGAAGATGTGTTAAACTGTCAAAAAACAATATACAACTTAGTTGATATGGAGAGAAAAAATGATCCTCTACCTATTTCCACAGTTGGTACAAGAGGAAAAGGCCCTAAAAG AGATGAACAATACCGTATCATGTGGAATGAATTAGAAACCCTTGTCAGAGCCCATATCAATAACTCGGAGAAGCATCAAAGAGTCTTGGAATGTCTGATGGCCTGTAGGAGCAAACCCCCGGAAGAAGAAGAACGAAAGAAAcgaggaagaaagagggaggacAAAGAGGACAAGTCAGAGAAAGCAGTGAAAGATTATGAACAGGAGAAGTCTTGGCAAGATTCAGAGAG ATTAAAAGGAATCTTAGAGCGTGGAAAAGAAGAGTTGGCTGAAGCTGAGATTATAAAAGATTCGCCTGATTCCCCAGAACCCCCAAACAAAAAGCCCCTTGTTGAGATGGATGAAACTCCTCCAGTAGAAAAATCAAAAG
- the INTS13 gene encoding integrator complex subunit 13 isoform X3 has product MKIFSESHKTVFVVDHCPYMAESCRQHVEFDMLVKNRTQGIIPLAPISKSLWTCSVESSMEYCRIMYDIFPFKKLVNFIVSDSGAHVLNSWTQEDQNLQELMAALAAVGPPNPRADPECCSILHGLVAAVETLCKITEYQHEARTLLMENAERVGNRGRIICITNAKSDSHVRMLEDCVQETIHEHNKLAANSDHLMQIQKCELVLIHTYPVGEDSLVSDRPKKELSPVLTSEVHSVRAGRHLATKLNILVQQHFDLASTTITNIPMKEEQHANTSANYDVELLHHKDAHVDFLKSGDTHLGGSSREGSFKETITLKWCTPRTNNIGRSVLLEQPRKSGSKVISHMLSSHGGEIFLHVLSSSRSILEDPPSISEGCGGRVTDYRITDFGEFMRENRLTPFLDPRYKIDGSLEIPLERAKDQLEKHTRYWPMIISQTTIFNMQAVVPLASVIVKESLTEEDVLNCQKTIYNLVDMERKNDPLPISTVGTRGKGPKRDEQYRIMWNELETLVRAHINNSEKHQRVLECLMACRSKPPEEEERKKRGRKREDKEDKSEKAVKDYEQEKSWQDSERLKGILERGKEELAEAEIIKDSPDSPEPPNKKPLVEMDETPPVEKSKGPVSLLSLWSNRLNTANSRKHQEFAGRLNSVNNRAELYQHLKEENGMETTENGKASRQ; this is encoded by the exons atgaagattttttcTGAATCTCATAAAACAGTATTTGTTGTGGATCACTGCCCTTACATGGCAGAATCATGCAGACAACATGTCGAGTTTGATATGCTGGTGAAGAATAGGACCCAAGGAATCATCCCTTTGGCCCCCATATCTAAATCATTGTGGACGTGCTCAGTAGAATCTTCCATGGAATATTGTAGAATAATGTATGATATATTTCCTTTCAAAAAGCTG GTGAATTTCATTGTGAGTGACTCTGGAGCACATGTTTTAAATTCTTGGACTCAAGAAGACCAAAATTTGCAGGAG CTAATGGCAGCATTAGCTGCTGTAGGGCCTCCTAATCCCCGGGCAGATCCAGAATGCTGCAGTATTCTACATGGTCTTGTTGCAGCAGTGGAAACCCTCTGTAAAATTACAGAATACCAACATGAGGCCCGTACTCTACTAATGGAGAATGCAGAACGTGTTGGAAATAGAGGACGAATAATCTGCATTACTAATGCAAAAAG TGATAGTCATGTGCGAATGCTTGAGGACTGTGTCCAGGAAACGATTCATGAGCATAACAAGCTTGCTGCAAATTCAGATCA tCTCATGCAGATTCAGAAGTGTGAGCTGGTCTTGATCCATACCTACCCAGTTGGTGAAGACAGCCTTGTTTCTGATCGTCCTAAAAAAGAG TTGTCCCCTGTTTTAACCAGTGAAGTCCATAGTGTTCGTGCAGGACGGCATCTTGCTACCAAACTAAATATTTTAGTACAGCAACATTTTGACTTGGCTTCAACGACTATTACGAATATTCCAATGAAG GAAGAGCAACATGCTAACACATCTGCCAATTATGATGTGGAGCTACTTCATCACAAAGACGCACATGTAGATTTCCTGAAAAGTG GTGATACCCACTTAGGTGGCAGCAGTAGAGAAGGCtcatttaaagaaacaataacaTTAAAGTGGTGCACACCAAGGACGAATAACATTg GTCGTTCTGTTTTATTGGAACAACCACGAAAGTCAGGTTCCAAAGTCATCAGTCACATGCTTAGTAGCCATGGAGGAGAGATTTTTTTACATGTCCTTAGCAGTTCTCGATCCATCCTGGAAGATCCACCTTCAATTAGTGAAGGATGTGGAGGAAGAGTTACAGACTACCGGATCACA GATTTTGGTGAATTTATGAGGGAAAACAGATTAACTCCTTTTCTAGACCCCAGATATAAAATCGATGGAAGTCTTGAGATCCCTTTGGAACGAGCAAAAGATCAGTTAGAAAAACACACCCGATACTGGCCTATGATTATTTCACAAACCACTATTTTTAACATGCAAGCG GTAGTTCCATTAGCCAGTGTTATTGTGAAAGAATCTTTGACAGAGGAAGATGTGTTAAACTGTCAAAAAACAATATACAACTTAGTTGATATGGAGAGAAAAAATGATCCTCTACCTATTTCCACAGTTGGTACAAGAGGAAAAGGCCCTAAAAG AGATGAACAATACCGTATCATGTGGAATGAATTAGAAACCCTTGTCAGAGCCCATATCAATAACTCGGAGAAGCATCAAAGAGTCTTGGAATGTCTGATGGCCTGTAGGAGCAAACCCCCGGAAGAAGAAGAACGAAAGAAAcgaggaagaaagagggaggacAAAGAGGACAAGTCAGAGAAAGCAGTGAAAGATTATGAACAGGAGAAGTCTTGGCAAGATTCAGAGAG ATTAAAAGGAATCTTAGAGCGTGGAAAAGAAGAGTTGGCTGAAGCTGAGATTATAAAAGATTCGCCTGATTCCCCAGAACCCCCAAACAAAAAGCCCCTTGTTGAGATGGATGAAACTCCTCCAGTAGAAAAATCAAAAG